The Tessaracoccus aquimaris sequence CGATTCGGGGTCGCGGAACCGCGTCGTCACTGTTGCCGGGTCCTCCGTCCGGCCGTCTCAGCTTCGGCTACTCATGGGCGCCTCGCAAGGCACGCCGCGGCGGCGACGACGGCAAGGAACGGGAGCAGCGCGACGGCGTCCCCCTGCCCTTCCGCGCCTGTCTTCGGTGGCGTCGGCTTGGCCCGCAGCACTGTGACGGTGGTCGAGGCCTTCGGGCCGTTCTCGCCGATCTGCGCGGTGTTGGTGAACTCATCAAACAGGTCGCCGGAGGCCAACCAGACCTGGAGCCGGTAGGCGAACTGTGTGGCGGTGCCCTCCGCGTTCCAGGTGGCCGTGCCCAACTCGGCGCGCGGTTTGGCGGGCTGGGTCAGGTCGTCGAAGACCGTCACCGTCTTGTCGGTCTCACCGGCGAGCGCGAAGGCGACGGGCACCGTCGCTGACAGGGAGTGCTCGTCCCCGGTCAGGTCGACGTAGGTGAGGGTGACGGACGCCGCTGATGCGTCGGGAGCGGCCGGGGTTCCGGTGCACCGGAAGTCGACCTTGGTTGTCCCTTCGGCGGGGACGACGACCTGGAGGCCGTCAGCCTCGGGGTCGGCGTCGGTGGCCTCGGCGGAGCACTCCATGCCCGCGGGGCCGGTCAGCGTCCCGAGCGTCACCGAAACGGCCTCGGTGTTCTGGTTGGCGAGGGTGATCGCCCCGGCCGCCGCGTGGCCCGCGTCGCTGAACCCGTCGGGCAGGGCCTGGACGACGTAGTCGAACTCGGCCTTCCCGTCCGCGGTCACGGTCTTGGACGCGGCGTCGACCGTCTTGGTGATCCTCCAGTGGTAGTCCCTGTCGAAGGTGCCAGCGCCCTCGAGCGCGAGCGTCAGGGGCGACTGCGGGCAGACGCTCACCTCGGCCTCGTCGGTGGCGAGGGCGTGGTCGGGGCCTTGGCCTGCGTCGACGAGGACCGCGATCTCCGGTGTCACCGAGGGGAGGACCCACGCGGTGTTTGTCACCAGCAGGCATTCGGACTCGATGCCCTCAAGGTCGAGGGTGTAGGAGAAGGTGACGGGAGCCTCGTCTGCCTTGACGGTGCCGAGCAGTTCGGGTTCCCCGGCAGGGTCCCCGAGGTCGTCGTGGACGGCGACCTCACGGTTGGCGGCCCAGGCGTCCGCGTCGTAGGTGGCGAACGGGACCGGCACCTCGTCGGTGCTCGTCGCGCCGCCGTCCCATGCCACGGTCGCCGAGACTGCGACGTCGCCGTAGTCGCTCTCGCTGAGGTCGGCGAAGGTGCATGTGTACGCGGCGGGCACGACCTGCTCGGCCGCGATGTCGACCTGCACGCCGTCAACCTCGGGGTCGACGTCGACCGCGTCCACGGTGCACACGCCACCGTGGTCGGCCTGCACCTCGATGGTGGCCCGAACGCTCATGACGTCGTTCGGGTTGGTGATCTCGACGGAGCCGTCGGCCCGCCACTTGCCGTCGGTGTGACCGACCACCGAGACCGTTGCCTCGTAGTCGATGCTCGCGGTGCCGTCGGCCTTGGCGTAGACCTGTGCTTCCTGGCCCTCTGCGAGGTTCTTGTCGATCGACCAGTTGAAGGTCCTGGAGAACCAGGCGGATGCGTCGATGTCAGCGGTCAGGTCGGCCTGGCGACACGCCTCAATCGTCGCGGTCGACGAGTCGAGGGTCTCTGTCCGGTTCACGACGGATGCGGTGTTGTCGAAGCTCTGGCAGGTGCCGGGTTCGGTCACCTTCCAGGTCACCGGGTACTCCCGGGTTGTGGGCTCCCCGCCCGCCTTGACGGTCCAGGCAGGATCGAACTCGTAGAGGCTGTCCTCCACCGTGATCTCGTCGTTGATGGGCGTCTGGGTCCAGTCGTCCTCGACGATCTCGATCCGGTGCTGCACGGCGCCGAGGGGGGTCGAGGCGGCCTCGGCGTCCCAGGTCACCTTCGCGGTGTTGCTTCCGACGTAGTCGGGCTGTTCGGTGAACATGCATTCGTACTCGAAGACCATCGTCTTCGACCTCGGGATGACAACCTGGAAGCCGTCCTTCTCGGCATCCAGGTCGACGGCGGCCGGGTCATCCTTGGCGCCCGTGACGGTGCAGGTCGCACCCTCTCCGAGCGCGACCTCGTCGCTCACCGTTGCCGTCACGTCCTGCCAGTCGTTCGGGTTGGTGACGGTGATCTCGCCGTCCATCTTCCAGTTGCTGTCCGCCGAGCCGGTGTTGGTGACGGTCACGTCATAGGTGACGGTGACGTTGCCGTCGGCATCGGTGGCGTAAGGGCCGTCGCCACGGGGGGTCTTGACGATGTCCCACAGGTAGGTGCGGGCGAACGAGGTGACGGCCTGCTTGTCGATGGACAGGTCGGCGCCGGCGCACGTGGTGACGCTCACCGAGTCCTCGAGGTCGAGTTCGGTGATCGCGGCGGTGTTGTCCTTCGTCGAGCAGGTGCCCGGATCGGCCCCGAGCGCGACGGAGTAGCTGCGCGAGAGCGTGCTGCTCGGGCTGTCGGTGTCGTAGGTGATGGTCCAGTCGTCTCCGAACTGGGGGAAGGTGTCGGTCACCGTGATGGTCTTGTTGACGTCGGTGCCCGTGAACGCGACGGGCGCACTTGCCGTCGCCTTGACCGTGCCTGCCTCCTCGGGATGGTCGACGCCGTCCTGGTCGGCCGGGTAGTCGGCCGCGCTCCAGGTGACGCTCGCCACGCTGTTGACGCCGGTCACCGCAGCACCCTCGCAGGTGTAGGTCAGCGAGGTGACGCCCGCGGGGAAGTCGTGCTGGATGCCGGTCGCGCCCGGGTCGGCGTCGGTGGCGTCGATCGTGCATACGGCGTCAGCGTCGTTCTGCAGGGTCACGTCGACGGTGCCGCGCATCGGCTGCTCGTTCGGGTTGGTGATCTTCACCGTCCCCGTGACGCCGAGGTGCGTCGTCGTCACTCCGGCCTGCCCCACCCTGACCGTGTAGGAGTAGGTGGCGGCGGTGTCTCCCGGGACGTTCTGATGCGTGGTGTTGACCAACTTCTCGATGGTCCACGCGTACTGGCTGCTGTACGCGCCGGTGGCGGTGTTCGTGATCGTAAGCGGCTTGAAGGGGAGCGGGTCGACGAACTCCACGGTGGTCGTCTCGAAGAAGGCGAGTTGGACGATCTGGGCGCGGTCCTTCGGGAGCAGGTAGCCCTCGGGTGCGGCGACCTCCTCGACCGTGAACTCGCCCTCATCCTCGGACTTCAGACCGATGATGCCGTCCCGGTCGTCGAGGTCGGCGGCCGCGCCGTCCTTGACGGTGAGGGTCCCGATTCCCGTGGCCGGGTTGGGTGTGATGGTGAAGGTCGCGCCAGCCACGAGATCGCCCTGCTCATTGATCTTCTCGATCGAGAGGACCGGACAGTCAACAGGGACCAGGGCCGAGAAGCGTGCGCGGTCACCGAGTTGCGACTTGTCCTCGTCGGAAGCTCGCGTGCGGATGTCGATCTGCTCGAACGCTACCCGGTCGCACTTTCCCGCCCCGGCGTCGGTCTCGACCTCGGTGATGTTGATCCCGAGCTCGAAGAATTCGCTGACCGCCAGGCCGGGCAGCTCAGTGGCATTGTCGGAGCCCACGATCGCGCCCGCGGCCGCGAAGCTCACCCAGTTCGCGCCGTTCCAGCGGCTGACGCTGGAGACGTGGAAGGCCCCACCGCCGCCCTGGGACACGCTGACGAGGAGGTCCCCCTCGGTCCTGGTCGGCTGGAGTTGGCCGGCCGGGGCCTTCACCTGGTTCAACTCGACGTTGTAGTTGACGCTGCCGGTACCGGAGGCGCGGGTCATCGACAGGAACAGGTACTGCTTCCCGTCAACGATCCGGCTGTACCAGCGGATGTGATCAAAGTCGCCCTTGGCAGGCGCGGTCCCAGGAGCGGCCGCTTGCCAGCCGTCGGGCTCGTTCTCCTTGCCCTTCAGTTGGGTGGCGTCCTCGAACCCGTCGAAGAACTCGCCGTATGTGATCTCCGGGGAGTCCCAGTCCAGGCCCGCCGGGCTCATCGTGCCCGGTGTCAGGTCGCCGTCGATCTCGAAGCCGCCCAGGAGCGTCCCGGTCGCGGCCCTGACCGCGGGCGCGTCCGCCGCAGCGGGCTCGACCGCGTCTGCCAGGGGCTCGACGGGCGCCGGATCCTCGACCGGCTCCTCCGACGGCTCGTCCGTGACGGGCGGCTCAGGGGAACTGGGCTCCGTGACGTCGGTCCCCGGGGCGGCTGGCTCCGGGGCGTCAGTCTCCGGGGCGGCCGGCTCGGTCTCGACGGCGTCAGGGGCGGGCTCCTCGCTCGCTGCAGGGGTCTGCACAGGTTCCGTCGGGGCCTGCTCGTCTGCGATCGGCTCGGCGCTCGGGGATGCACTGACCCCCGGCGTCAAGTCCCCCGGTTCATCGGCGCGCACCACCACCGGCTGGGCGGCGATCGACAGCGCGAGGGTACACGCGACTAGGAGACGAGAAACGACGGAAAATGTAGCTGGCATTGCCACTCCCCAAGATGGTGGGCGCCAGGCGTGGGGCCCACGGGTTTCCCGATACTCAATCAGCGATTGGCCTGACCTTCAACGAGCTCGCGGCGGCCAGGATCGGGCTCGAAGTGCTGCGAGGCAAGTCAGACAAACGGGCGACGAAGGCCCCATCCGCAGGGGTGAGCCCGCTCCGCGACAACCACCCACCACGGGTCACCCCGGGAGCGGCCTCGGGGCGACGAGGCGACGCCGAACCGGGCGCTTCCTGAACCTCTGAGATGCGAACCCTCAGGGCGTCCGTCGGATGGGCGCACCAGAGGGCCGGAGTTGAACCCGGGGCTCCGTCACCCCTACGAACGAGCGGGCGCCTCCGCGCCGCCGGCTCCGGCACATCGCCGCGGCAGCGGGGTCCGCGACGCCCACATCTGGCTGCGTCCAGGCGCGCGTTAGGGCGGTGGAGGGCCCAGGCCTTTGCTGTCGCACATGGAGGAGATCTGGCATCGGGCGACCACAGCTACCGCTTGCACCCTCACCCGGCAACGACCGGCACCTTCGCGTCTGAGAAGATGTTGCCACGTTGTCTCGAGGAGGATCGATGCCGGAGTTTCGCTATGTTGACATGCTGCCGATCGGGGAGGATGAGACCCCCTACCGATTGCTGACCGCAGAGGGCGTCGAACTGATCGACGGGCCCGAGGGTCGCACCTTCCTGAAGGTCGCACCCGAGGCGCTCACCCTGCTCGCAGAGACGGCCATGCACGACATCGCGCACTACCTGCGCCCCGCGCACCTGCAGCAGTTGCGCAACATCATGGACGACCCGGAGGCATCGCCCAACGACAAGTTCGTCGCGCTCGACCTGCTGAAGAACGCCAACATCGCCGCGGGTGGCGTGCTCCCCATGTGCCAGGACACCGGCACCGCCATCATCATGGGCAAGCGCGGGCAGCAGGTCCTCACGGACGGCACCGACGAGCGTCCCCTCAGCCTCGGCGTGTTCGACGCCTACACCAAGCTGAACCTGCGCTACTCCCAGAACGCTCCCCTGACGACCTGGGAGGAGAAGAACACAGGCTCCAACCTGCCCGCCCAGATCGAGCTCTACGCCGACACCGCTGAGGGTCACGAGAACTCCTACAAGTTCCTGTTCATGGCTAAGGGGGCGGCTCGGCGAACAAGTCGTACCTGTTCCAGGAGACCAAGGCCGTCCTGAACCCCGACTCGATGATGAAGTTCCTCGAGGAGAAGATCCGCGCGCTCGGCACCGCCGCCTGCCCGCCCTACCACCTGGCCATCACGATCGGCGGAACCTCGGCGGAGTTCGCGCTCAAGACCGCCAAGTACGCCTCCGCCAAGTACCTCGACACGTTGCCGGGCGAGGGGTCGATGGCGGCAAACGGCTTCCGCGACCGCGAACTCGAGGAGCAGGTGCTCGAGCTGACGCGCAAGCTCGGGATCGGCGCCCAGTTCGGCGGCAAGTACTTCTGCCACGACGTGCGCGTCATCCGGCTGCCCCGCCACGGCGCGTCGCTGCCGATCGCCATGGCGGTGAGCTGTTCGGCCGACCGGCAGTGCCTCGGCAAGATCACCCCCGAGGGCGTTTTCATCGAGCAGCTGGAGACCGAGCCCGCGCGCTTCATGCCCGAAACGGTCGACGCCGACCTGGACGCGGAGACCGACGGCATCACCGGCACCGGCAAGGGCGCGGTCGTGCGGATCGACCTCACCAAGCCGATGCCCGAGATCCTCGCCGAGCTCAGCAGGTTCCCCGTCAAGACCCGAGTGTCCCTGACCGGCCCCTGATCGTCGCCCGCGACATCGCGCACGCCAAGATCAAGGAGCGTCTGGACGCCGGCGAGGAGATGCCGCAGTACCTGAAGGACCACCCCGTCTACTACGCCGGGCCAGCCAAGACCCCCGAGGGCATGGCGTCGGGCTCCTTCGGGCCGACCACCGCCGGCCGGATGGACTCCTACGTCGACCAGTTCCAGGCCGCGGGAGGCTCGATGGTGATGCTCGCGAAGGGCAACCGTTCGCAGGCCGTCACCGACGCGTGCGACGCTCACGGCGGCTTCTACCTCGGCTCGATCGGCGGCCCCGCCGCCCGGCTCGCGCAGGACTGCATCAAGAAGGTGGAGGTCGTCGAGTACGAGGAACTCGGCATGGAGGCCGTCTGGAAGATCGACGTCGAGGACTTCCCCGCGTTCATCGTGGTCGACGACAAGGGCAACGACTTCTTCGCCGAGGTCAACAAGCCCCTCGTGCTGACCATCCCCAAGCGCGAGGGCATCTAGCCTCGGGCCCGCTGGTTGAGCCGCGCCAAGGCGCGCAGCGCCGCAGCTCGCGTCGAAACCAACTCCCGCCCGCGCGCAGAGCCGACCACAATCGGACCCCTCGACAAGCTCGGGGAACGGGGTCCTGCCAACCTCACGAGGGTTTCGACCGATGTCGACCGCTCCGCGCCCGACATGGCTCAACCAGCACACCGTGGGTTGAGCCGCGCCAAGGCGCGAAGCGCCGCAGCTCCCGCCGACCGTGGGTTGAGCCGCGCCAAGGCGCGAAGCGCCGCAGCTCGCGTCGAAACCAACCACCAGCGACAGGCCTACCCGACCGCAATCGGACCCCTCGACGAGCTCGGGAACGGGGTCCCCTGGGCATCTCACGAGGGTTTCGACCGATGTCGACCGCTCCGCGCCCGACATGGCTCAACCAGCACACCGTGGGTTGAGCCGCGCCAAGGCGCGAAGCGCCGCAGCTCGCGCCGACCGTGGGTTGAGCCGCGCCAAGGCCCGAAGCGCCCCAACGCCCGCCGACCGTGGGTTGAGCCGCGCCAAGGCCCGAAGCGCCCCAACGCCCGCCGACCGTGGGTTGAGCCGCGCCAAGGCCCGAAGCGCCCCAACGCCCGCCGACCGTGGGTTGAGCCGCGCCAAGGCACGAAGCGCCACAGTTCGCGTCGAAACCAACCACCAGCGACAGGCCCACCCGACCGCAATCGGACCCCTCGACGAGCTCGGGGAACGTGGTCCCTGGGCATCTCACGGTGGTTTCGACCGATGTCGCCCGCTCCGCGCTCGACATGGCTCAACCAGCGGGGCTCACGACGTTCGACCGCTCCTCATGCTCAAGCGGCAGATGGCGCCCCCTTGACGATGTCTGCCTGGCGCGGATTTCCCCCGACTTAGCGGACCCCGAAGTGACCGGTTTGTGACCGCTTTGTTATGCGTTTGTGACCTTCCTACCCGATCCGGGTGGTCTGACCAATAGCCCGGTTTCTCGCTTCCTTCTGCACGGGTTTGTTCTGCGACGCTCGAAAAGGCGCGCAGCAGGAGCTGTCGCCCCACCCCAATCAGTGGAGAAAGATGTTCACCACAGACGTAGCCACCGTCAGACAACAGGCCCACACCGGGTCGCTGCCGCCAGACCCCGTGGTGCGGGAGTTGGTCGCCGAAGCCCACTCCCGTTACAGCGACCACTCCCAAGGCGCCATCGCCGACTACATCCC is a genomic window containing:
- a CDS encoding prealbumin-like fold domain-containing protein, with protein sequence MPATFSVVSRLLVACTLALSIAAQPVVVRADEPGDLTPGVSASPSAEPIADEQAPTEPVQTPAASEEPAPDAVETEPAAPETDAPEPAAPGTDVTEPSSPEPPVTDEPSEEPVEDPAPVEPLADAVEPAAADAPAVRAATGTLLGGFEIDGDLTPGTMSPAGLDWDSPEITYGEFFDGFEDATQLKGKENEPDGWQAAAPGTAPAKGDFDHIRWYSRIVDGKQYLFLSMTRASGTGSVNYNVELNQVKAPAGQLQPTRTEGDLLVSVSQGGGGAFHVSSVSRWNGANWVSFAAAGAIVGSDNATELPGLAVSEFFELGINITEVETDAGAGKCDRVAFEQIDIRTRASDEDKSQLGDRARFSALVPVDCPVLSIEKINEQGDLVAGATFTITPNPATGIGTLTVKDGAAADLDDRDGIIGLKSEDEGEFTVEEVAAPEGYLLPKDRAQIVQLAFFETTTVEFVDPLPFKPLTITNTATGAYSSQYAWTIEKLVNTTHQNVPGDTAATYSYTVRVGQAGVTTTHLGVTGTVKITNPNEQPMRGTVDVTLQNDADAVCTIDATDADPGATGIQHDFPAGVTSLTYTCEGAAVTGVNSVASVTWSAADYPADQDGVDHPEEAGTVKATASAPVAFTGTDVNKTITVTDTFPQFGDDWTITYDTDSPSSTLSRSYSVALGADPGTCSTKDNTAAITELDLEDSVSVTTCAGADLSIDKQAVTSFARTYLWDIVKTPRGDGPYATDADGNVTVTYDVTVTNTGSADSNWKMDGEITVTNPNDWQDVTATVSDEVALGEGATCTVTGAKDDPAAVDLDAEKDGFQVVIPRSKTMVFEYECMFTEQPDYVGSNTAKVTWDAEAASTPLGAVQHRIEIVEDDWTQTPINDEITVEDSLYEFDPAWTVKAGGEPTTREYPVTWKVTEPGTCQSFDNTASVVNRTETLDSSTATIEACRQADLTADIDASAWFSRTFNWSIDKNLAEGQEAQVYAKADGTASIDYEATVSVVGHTDGKWRADGSVEITNPNDVMSVRATIEVQADHGGVCTVDAVDVDPEVDGVQVDIAAEQVVPAAYTCTFADLSESDYGDVAVSATVAWDGGATSTDEVPVPFATYDADAWAANREVAVHDDLGDPAGEPELLGTVKADEAPVTFSYTLDLEGIESECLLVTNTAWVLPSVTPEIAVLVDAGQGPDHALATDEAEVSVCPQSPLTLALEGAGTFDRDYHWRITKTVDAASKTVTADGKAEFDYVVQALPDGFSDAGHAAAGAITLANQNTEAVSVTLGTLTGPAGMECSAEATDADPEADGLQVVVPAEGTTKVDFRCTGTPAAPDASAASVTLTYVDLTGDEHSLSATVPVAFALAGETDKTVTVFDDLTQPAKPRAELGTATWNAEGTATQFAYRLQVWLASGDLFDEFTNTAQIGENGPKASTTVTVLRAKPTPPKTGAEGQGDAVALLPFLAVVAAAACLARRP